The Methanosarcina acetivorans C2A genome includes the window AGGGTATAGATGGGACTGGTTCCGATATCTCCAAAAACAAGCCCCATCGAATTTATTATTCCCCTGAAATCGGATTTTGAAAACATAACATATCACTTTATTTGATCCATGAATTTAGCAAAAATCTGATCCGAGGTGGAAGTCCCGTGGATTGAAACTTTATGTCAACAAATCATGATTTTACTCTGGCCCAAAAGGAGTGAAAAGGAATCGAATTTACAGGCATTTTAACTCGCGAATTTCCCATCCTCATTTAAAATTCGCCTATGGCTTCTGATAGTCTGTATTTTGTTTGATCAACCTTAAAGCAAATTGTATTGTAATAAGAAGATGCTGGGAACTGCTTTTTCAGAGATAGATTCGGATATAAAAACCCTGCCCCTTATATAGATAAATCGAGTTTGACCAGCACCAGGAAGATTAAGCGGGTTTGAGTTTTCCACTCCACAAAATGTGTTTTTCAGGTTTACTTTTAAATCAATCCATATGAACGGAAAATAAAAAACATTTCGTTTCAAATAAGAAAATGTAAAAGGCAGAGAAATCAAAGAAGATTAGAATATAACATGCAAGCAGAAAGATCAAAGAAGAATAAGTGAAATGCGTAAGCAGAAAGATCAAAGAAGAACAGGATAAAAACATATGATTGAATAAAAAACATGCAAGTCCAAAAACGGCGGGAAAAATGAGTATGGAAACGGCAGAAGAAAAAGGGAACACAGAAGAAAAAAAGGCAAAAAAGGAAAAATTAGAAGAAAGCCGGGATGGAAAGGAAAAAACAGGAAGCATCCCCTCTCAAAAAGTTACAGAGGGAGTGGACGTACTTCTCGGGGACCCCAAAAAAGCTGTTGTCAAGCTCTCGATTCCGATTATAGTTGCAATGTCCGTACAGACCATCTACAGCCTGACCGATACCTTCTGGGTTGCGGGATTAGGGGCAGATGCCCTGGCTGCCATAGGGTTCTCTTTTCCTTTTTTCGTTATCCAGATGGCGCTTACAAGCGGGCTTGGTGTGGGTGGAGGGGCTGCAATCTCCCGACGGATAGGGGCCAGGGATAAGGCAGGCGTGGATAATGTTGCAGTGCATACCTTTGTGCTCATGGTAATCCTCACGGTTGCCCTTACGATTTTCGGACTTGCCTTCGTAAGAGACCTTTTTATGTACAGCGGGGCCGGAGGGACTACGGACCTCGGAGTTGCTTATGCCAGGGTTATCTTTGCAGGTAGTTTTGTTTTCTTTTTTGCAAACGTTTCAAACTCCATCCTGAGAAGTGAAGGGGACGCAAAAAGAGCCATGCAGTCCATGATCCTGGGCTCCGTCCTGAACATAGGGCTCGACCCCATTTTCATATACGTCCTTGGTCTGGGGGTCGCAGGAGCAGCCCTGGCAACGGTAGTCTCTTTTGCATGTTCGGGATTGCTGATGTTTTACTGGTTCTTCGTCAAAAAGGACACCTATGTGTCTTTTGATTTTCATTCATTCAAGTTTAACCTGGCAATTGCCAATGACATCTTCAGGGTCGGAATACCCTCTTCAGTCGAACAGGTTGCCCTGGCAATGACCGCTCTGCTCATGAACCTCATCATTGTCAATGTCAGCAACACCGACGGAGTTGCAGTCTATGCCACAGGTTGGAGGGTTGCAAGCATTGCGGTCGCTCCCTTAATAGGAGTTTCAATTTCCGTAGTTTCGATTAGTGGCGCCGCCTTCGGAGAAAAGAACTTTAAAAAAGCCCGGCATGCCCTCATTTACGCAACGGAAATCGGCTTTCTTGCCGAAGCCCTGATAGGCATAGCCGTATACGTATTTGCCCCTCAGATTTCAGCCGTTTTCACTCAGGCTGAAACTGCCGCCCGTATTGCTCCGGAACTGACCAGACTCCTGAAAATTATGACGGTCTTTTACCCGGCGGTTACCTTCGGAATGCTCTCTGCCTCTCTCTTCCAGGGAGCAGGAAAAGGAACAAGCGCCCTTATTGCCACTCTCCTGAGAAGTCTGGTCCTGACTCCCCTCTTTGCCGTGCTTTTTGCATACGAATTAGGCTGGGGGCTGCTTGGGGTATGGTGGGGACTGGTTGCAGGTACGGTTATTGGCTCACTGATCACTTTTGCATGGGCTCAGGTCTATCTGGGGTGTATGATAAAGGAAGAGGGGATAGGGGAGAAATGTTGAAAAAAACATCCGTTTTGGAATTTCATAGTCCACAAACAGCAACCAGTCCATAAAGAAACCTGATTGCGACAGTGCACCCACAAAGATGAAAGATCAGTCATTCGTGAGAAGCAGATCCGGAATAATAGCCTGATAAGTTAAGAAAATCGTATAGTGCACCCATTACTGTTGCTGTTGTAAATAAGAGATTAACATCGGTTACGACTTCACACTTTTCGCGATTCGAACCAACCCACGGTTCACGAACCTGCGGATCGGGAACTCTAAGTATCGGTTTTGAAAACCAACTGCCATCTTCGTTCTGGTTCTCAATTAGCCATAAGACCGAGTCTTTGACTTCTCTTGAATGGATGTTGTTCTCGAATAAAAGGAGCGAAGATAAGGAAAGGGCTGTGTAAAAAGGATAAGGGACAGCTTCGTAACCGTTTCCCCACCCTTTTGACGGAACAAATATGCTCTTTAACCAGGAGATAGCCTTCTTGACCGGATCAATTTCTCCTAGTTGCTTTAAAAAATTACAGGCTAAACTCGTTCCGTAGATCCTGCAGTCCCACCAGTAAGAGTCCCAGTATCCGGCAGAATTCTGCCTGCTTATCAGAAATTCCCTGGCCTTCGAGATTTCCTGCTCAAACCATTCCGGACCTGCGGTCAAAAAAGCATTTCCTGCCATTGCTGTTATTGAAGGCTCGGAAATACACCAGGCACTGTCTGGCATTGTATGATATTTCCCGTTTGAACCTGGCAAATAAGTTAAAAAACCGCCTGTGTTTCTATCCTGGTAAGAGGCGAGCAGGTCAGCAAATTCATGCAGATAAAAAACAAAATTTTCCTGAGTAAGAAGATTTTCTTTTTTGAAGTAATATGCCAGAAGACGTACCACGTTAGCTGTAGAATCCGCATCAGGAAGGCAGTTCTGGTGGTATCCCCAGCCTCCGGAAGAAAATTTTGTGTGAAGCAGCCAGACTATTGCTTTTTGAACAGATTTATCCGTATTCGGGAGCCTGGAAAGGCTGTATGCGATGTAAGCAGTTACCCACTGAGAACTTTTTCCCATTCCCGGGATGTAAAAATCCAGCCAGTAACCTTCGTCGGACTGATTTGAAATGATAAAATTACTTGCCTTCCCTATCGCCAGTTCAACAGCATTTAACATCCGGTTGTTAAAGATCTGGTTGTCTGAAATTTTGTCGTTTAATATCCGGTTATCTGAGATCTTGTCGTTTAAGATATTTTTATCTGAAATCCTGTCGTTTAATATCCGGTTACTCAAAATCCGGCTATTTAATACCTGTTCATTTGTCAAGATTGAAAACCCTCTTATCCAGATATGTAACAAGATCTAACGGCGGGTAACGACTATCCCAGGATTCCTCATTGCAGCGGAGATAAAGCGTTACTTCCAGGCCTGTTTTTTCAGTATAACCGATGCCTAACCAGTGCAAATATGCATTTTTATTTTTTTCAAACCAGATAAAAAAGTCTTGCGAACAGGGATTCAGGTCAGAAACCAGATAAAAAATAGATTTTTCCAGGGCTTTCAGGCAAATTTTGGAACCCGTGGAGATATGGTATCCAAGAACCAGGCCCGAGGCATTTCTGGTACTGATCTGATTCCAGTCATCCGGAGGGATAAGTTTCATTATTTCATCAAATATACGGGGCGATGGAATCAGTTTTTTTAAATCCTCAATCACCTGGGCATAATTGTCAGGAGTGACAAGGGAATAGGTTTTCAGGACCCAGTTACCATTTGAATCAAATTCATAGCCATATCCTTCGTTTGCTTCGTGGAAGTAAACTCTTTTAGCGTTCATATCGAAATTTATGCCCGCAATTATCCGAACATTTTCATTGTGCCTGTTTTTTATCAGATCATATAGCTCTTCGGGGGCAGCCATCAAATCGAGTAACTTTTCTTTTTTTTGCCATATTTCAGTGCCATTTATTCCAAAAATCGGAATGGAGTATCTGTTATAACTTATTGAACCGGAACTTATCTTAACGGAACTTTCAACCATAGGAGAATAGGAAACTCCCCAGCAAGCATACATTTCTTCAATCGAAGAATAAAAGTCCAGAACTTTTCCAACGGTACTTCCATTTGACCCGCTTTTGATTAGATTGATATGCTCATTCATAGAACCACAATTTAACTGTTGTCAAAATTAAACTGTTATCAAAAATTAGCAAATTGTTTAAAATTAGGGAGATGCTTTATCAAATTTCTCTAACAGGCAGTTTCGTCTGAACGGGACATTCCGGTTGTGCATCATAAATTGTGCCATATGAAGAAAGTACATCTCTGTAACAGTACCCTTTAATTCGATGGCAAGCTTCGAATTCTAAACAGTCATAGCATACGGAATTTTTGAATTTTTCACGGGGAGGGTATATAAAATCAGTGATTTTCTTGGAGTTCCATACCCCCATGATTCCTTCATCAAACACATTGCCCACAATGAACTCTTCCCTGTGAGGAATCTGTTCGCATAAAGTAACATCTCCATTTGGCTGGATAATCATATTCGAACGGCCCCCGGAGCATACCGCCCGATCTTTCCATTTCTCAGGAGAAAGGTTTCGGTTTCCTCCGGTGGTCAAATTTTGTTCAACGCTTATATTAAGAAGAGGGTAATTTTGATTTACGTACTCTGCAAAGTTAGAGATGAACTCTTTATGCTTAGAGGATAAAAATAAATCATTATTATGTCGGTATTTACTTCTACTGTATTGAACAAACTGAAAATCCCTGACTCCAAGGTTCGCAAACTCGTCAACAATAGCAGACATTTCAAGATAATTAAAAGGGGTGAGAACGCATTTTATTTTGGGACATATCCCTACTTTCATTAAATTCTTAACCGATTGAATTGTTTTTTCGTAATGGTCTTTCTTTTTGACCATATAACCTGCAGTTGGTGCATCAACACTATCTATACTTAGCTGGACATATCGGAACAGGTGTTCGGGTTCATCCCCGATACCAATATGCATTGATGCCAGGCACTTAGCCGTATTTTCATCAATAAAGGATTTTGTCGAAAGCAAAAAAACAAAATCTCTGTCTACCATTGCCTGCAATATCTCAAGTGCGTCCGGGCGTGCAAAAATGTCGGTTCCGCCGATATCTACAAGGAAAATTTCATTTTCCTGAAGTTCATCAAAAATTCTGCTCCACTGACTGAGCTCTTTTTCCTCGCACTTTTTCCTCTCTGCATAACAGTATATACAGTCATAATGGCAACGGTTTGTAAACGATATGCTCACAGACAGAGGTCGGGATAATCTCACTATGGGGAATTGATACCCTTCAATATCAGGAATCAATTTTTCAAGATTGCTGAGCGAAGGACTTTTTTCACCCTCAAGCACCAGAATATTTAAATTGAGAATTGCTGCAATTGTTTGATCAACGATCTCGGACAACTTTTTACTGTTGTTTTCCTGGCATTCCGGATGAACTGTTTCATAAAGACCGGAAAAGATTTCCAGAGCATGTTTTTTGATATCCGATAGATTGCTGGTGCCATCAAAGAAAGGAAGAATCAGGGCTATATTAAGAGGCAAAACAAAGTATTTGTTTTTCTCAACAGTGCTTTCATAAGCGACAACATATTCTCCATCGTTTCTTAAGATACTGTTTCCTGCTAAATAGGGGAAGTCCTGTTCACAAAATTGCATATGAGATCAACAACCAAAAAAAGTAAAGAGTGCATCCGAGAGTGATGCACTACAAAATTCAGCTTACCAGCGCATACCATTCGAACACTGGTCGCAACCTACTTTTTCCTGGGCCGCAAGCAGCGAACTTTCAAGATCTTGTTC containing:
- a CDS encoding MATE family efflux transporter, producing MSMETAEEKGNTEEKKAKKEKLEESRDGKEKTGSIPSQKVTEGVDVLLGDPKKAVVKLSIPIIVAMSVQTIYSLTDTFWVAGLGADALAAIGFSFPFFVIQMALTSGLGVGGGAAISRRIGARDKAGVDNVAVHTFVLMVILTVALTIFGLAFVRDLFMYSGAGGTTDLGVAYARVIFAGSFVFFFANVSNSILRSEGDAKRAMQSMILGSVLNIGLDPIFIYVLGLGVAGAALATVVSFACSGLLMFYWFFVKKDTYVSFDFHSFKFNLAIANDIFRVGIPSSVEQVALAMTALLMNLIIVNVSNTDGVAVYATGWRVASIAVAPLIGVSISVVSISGAAFGEKNFKKARHALIYATEIGFLAEALIGIAVYVFAPQISAVFTQAETAARIAPELTRLLKIMTVFYPAVTFGMLSASLFQGAGKGTSALIATLLRSLVLTPLFAVLFAYELGWGLLGVWWGLVAGTVIGSLITFAWAQVYLGCMIKEEGIGEKC
- a CDS encoding radical SAM/SPASM domain-containing protein; amino-acid sequence: MQFCEQDFPYLAGNSILRNDGEYVVAYESTVEKNKYFVLPLNIALILPFFDGTSNLSDIKKHALEIFSGLYETVHPECQENNSKKLSEIVDQTIAAILNLNILVLEGEKSPSLSNLEKLIPDIEGYQFPIVRLSRPLSVSISFTNRCHYDCIYCYAERKKCEEKELSQWSRIFDELQENEIFLVDIGGTDIFARPDALEILQAMVDRDFVFLLSTKSFIDENTAKCLASMHIGIGDEPEHLFRYVQLSIDSVDAPTAGYMVKKKDHYEKTIQSVKNLMKVGICPKIKCVLTPFNYLEMSAIVDEFANLGVRDFQFVQYSRSKYRHNNDLFLSSKHKEFISNFAEYVNQNYPLLNISVEQNLTTGGNRNLSPEKWKDRAVCSGGRSNMIIQPNGDVTLCEQIPHREEFIVGNVFDEGIMGVWNSKKITDFIYPPREKFKNSVCYDCLEFEACHRIKGYCYRDVLSSYGTIYDAQPECPVQTKLPVREI
- a CDS encoding prenyltransferase/squalene oxidase repeat-containing protein; this encodes MTNEQVLNSRILSNRILNDRISDKNILNDKISDNRILNDKISDNQIFNNRMLNAVELAIGKASNFIISNQSDEGYWLDFYIPGMGKSSQWVTAYIAYSLSRLPNTDKSVQKAIVWLLHTKFSSGGWGYHQNCLPDADSTANVVRLLAYYFKKENLLTQENFVFYLHEFADLLASYQDRNTGGFLTYLPGSNGKYHTMPDSAWCISEPSITAMAGNAFLTAGPEWFEQEISKAREFLISRQNSAGYWDSYWWDCRIYGTSLACNFLKQLGEIDPVKKAISWLKSIFVPSKGWGNGYEAVPYPFYTALSLSSLLLFENNIHSREVKDSVLWLIENQNEDGSWFSKPILRVPDPQVREPWVGSNREKCEVVTDVNLLFTTATVMGALYDFLNLSGYYSGSASHE